A single genomic interval of Spinacia oleracea cultivar Varoflay chromosome 6, BTI_SOV_V1, whole genome shotgun sequence harbors:
- the LOC110793436 gene encoding calmodulin-binding protein 60 C isoform X2 has product MQTRYMERSNSMSGGREKRTLDSSSTADEDSQPDRKRPALASVIVEALKVDSLQRLCSSLEPILRRVVSEEVERALAKLGPARLVGNGRSSPKRIEARDGRNLQLHFKTRLSLPLFTGGKVEGEQGAAIHIVLLDANSGQLVTTGPESAAKLDIVVLEGDFNDEDDADWTEEDFDSHVVKEREGKRPLLTGDVQVTMKEGVGTLGELTFTDNSSWIRSRQFRLGLKVVSGYGEGVRIREAKTEAFTVKDHRGELYKKHYPPALHDEVWRLEKIGKDGAFHKRLNKAGIVSVEDFLRFVVRDPQRLRNILGSGMSNKMWDALVEHAKTCVLSGKVFIYYPDGPQGVGVIFNSIYEFSGLFAGGQYYSTDSLSDTQKVYTDTLIKKAYENWMHVVEYDGKSLLSLKQNTIEDSSRMEAPVSQPNPNFYTHQLSLPNLPVAPPPVEQPSVVPGLKMEGLHDAIGTRYSAHSQTMNHNGSAHFDATSLLPPNHFIGASGLSQPRNNSELSLGSAQSSFSGMQPVGTTTNFADYRGSENLLSEDDIRMRSNQMLEHEDMQHLLRIFGMGGVQNQGQNPVSVGEEGYPYSAGYAPSPAINFNFDEDRSRSSGKAVVGWLKLKAALRWGIFIRKKAAERRAQLVELDDS; this is encoded by the exons GTATATGGAAAGATCGAATAGTATGAGTGGTGGAAGAGAGAAGAGAACTCTGGATTCGAGCTCAACTGCTGATGAAGATAGTCAACCTGATCGCAAAAGACCTGCTTTAGCTAG TGTGATTGTCGAAGCCCTGAAGGTGGATAGTCTGCAGAGACTCTGCTCATCCTTGGAACCCATTCTTCGGAGAGTT GTTAGTGAGGAAGTAGAACGTGCTTTGGCAAAGTTGGGGCCTGCTAGGCTTGTTGGAAATGGAAG GTCTTCTCCCAAGCGGATAGAAGCACGTGATGGAAGAAATTTGCAGCTTCATTTTAAAACTAGGCTTTCTTTACCCCTTTTTACCGGAGGAAAAGTAGAAGGTGAGCAAGGAGCTGCGATCCACATCGTGTTACTTGATGCAAATAGTGGACAACTTGTCACAACAGGTCCAGAATCAGCTGCAAAACTGGATATTGTTGTGCTCGAAGGTGATTTCAACGATGAAGATGATGCTGACTGGACTGAAGAAGATTTCGACAGTCATGTAGTGAAAGAGCGTGAAGGAAAGAGGCCCCTTTTAACTGGAGATGTGCAAGTGACAATGAAAGAAGGTGTAGGAACTCTTGGAGAACTGACATTCACTGATAATTCAAGCTGGATTAGAAGCAGACAGTTCAGATTAGGTCTGAAGGTTGTCTCAGGTTATGGTGAAGGTGTTCGTATTCGTGAAGCAAAAACAGAAGCTTTCACTGTCAAAGATCATAGAGGGGAAT TGTACAAAAAACATTACCCTCCTGCATTACATGATGAAGTTTGGAGATTAGAAAAGATTGGAAAAGACGGGGCTTTTCACAAGAGACTGAATAAAGCCGGCATAGTTAGTGTTGAGGATTTCTTGCGATTTGTTGTCAGAGATCCACAACGGTTGCGAAAT ATACTTGGAAGTGGCATGTCAAACAAGATGTGGGATGCACTCGTGGAGCACGCAAAAACGTGTGTACTTAGTGGAAAGGTTTTTATCTACTATCCTGATGGTCCACAAGGGGTTGGTGTAATTTTCAACAGTATTTATGAGTTTAGTGGCTTATTTGCTGGTGGCCAATACTACTCAACTGATTCTCTTTCAGACACACAGAAG GTATACACAGACACCTTAATAAAGAAAGCATATGAGAATTGGATGCATGTTGTGGAGTACGATGGCAAATCTCTCTTAAGCTTAAAACAGAACACGATTGAAGATTCTTCGAGGATGGAAGCACCCGTTTCCCAACCAAACCCTAATTTCTACACCCATCAACTCTCGTTACCCAATTTACCCGTTGCTCCTCCTCCTGTGGAGCAGCCCTCTGTGGTTCCTGGTCTCAAGATGGAAG GTTTACATGATGCAATTGGTACAAGATATTCTGCACATTCACAAACAATGAACCATAATGGATCTGCGCATTTTGATGCCACCTCACTTTTGCCACCAAATCATTTTATTGGTGCTTCGGGTCTAAGCCAACCTAGAAACAACAGTGAATTATCTCTTGGATCTGCACAATCGTCCTTCTCAGGAATGCAGCCTGTTGGAACCACCACCAACTTTGCAGATTACCGGGGAAGTGAGAACTTGCTATCAGAAGATGACATCCGCATGAGAAGTAATCAGATGCTTGAACATGAAGACATGCAACATTTGCTTCGCATCTTTGGTATGGGCGGTGTTCAAAATCAAGGTCAAAATCCTGTCAGTGTGGGTGAAGAAGGGTACCCATACTCAGCAGGTTATGCACCATCACCAGCAATCAACTTCAATTTTGACGAGGATAGAAGTCGCTCTTCTGGGAAAGCTGTTGTGGGATGGCTCAAGCTTAAAGCGGCTCTTAGATGGGGGATCTTTATCAGGAAGAAGGCTGCTGAGAGACGAGCTCAACTCGTTGAGTTGGATGATTCATAG
- the LOC110793436 gene encoding calmodulin-binding protein 60 C isoform X1, whose protein sequence is MQTRYMERSNSMSGGREKRTLDSSSTADEDSQPDRKRPALASVIVEALKVDSLQRLCSSLEPILRRVVSEEVERALAKLGPARLVGNGSRSSPKRIEARDGRNLQLHFKTRLSLPLFTGGKVEGEQGAAIHIVLLDANSGQLVTTGPESAAKLDIVVLEGDFNDEDDADWTEEDFDSHVVKEREGKRPLLTGDVQVTMKEGVGTLGELTFTDNSSWIRSRQFRLGLKVVSGYGEGVRIREAKTEAFTVKDHRGELYKKHYPPALHDEVWRLEKIGKDGAFHKRLNKAGIVSVEDFLRFVVRDPQRLRNILGSGMSNKMWDALVEHAKTCVLSGKVFIYYPDGPQGVGVIFNSIYEFSGLFAGGQYYSTDSLSDTQKVYTDTLIKKAYENWMHVVEYDGKSLLSLKQNTIEDSSRMEAPVSQPNPNFYTHQLSLPNLPVAPPPVEQPSVVPGLKMEGLHDAIGTRYSAHSQTMNHNGSAHFDATSLLPPNHFIGASGLSQPRNNSELSLGSAQSSFSGMQPVGTTTNFADYRGSENLLSEDDIRMRSNQMLEHEDMQHLLRIFGMGGVQNQGQNPVSVGEEGYPYSAGYAPSPAINFNFDEDRSRSSGKAVVGWLKLKAALRWGIFIRKKAAERRAQLVELDDS, encoded by the exons GTATATGGAAAGATCGAATAGTATGAGTGGTGGAAGAGAGAAGAGAACTCTGGATTCGAGCTCAACTGCTGATGAAGATAGTCAACCTGATCGCAAAAGACCTGCTTTAGCTAG TGTGATTGTCGAAGCCCTGAAGGTGGATAGTCTGCAGAGACTCTGCTCATCCTTGGAACCCATTCTTCGGAGAGTT GTTAGTGAGGAAGTAGAACGTGCTTTGGCAAAGTTGGGGCCTGCTAGGCTTGTTGGAAATGGAAG TAGGTCTTCTCCCAAGCGGATAGAAGCACGTGATGGAAGAAATTTGCAGCTTCATTTTAAAACTAGGCTTTCTTTACCCCTTTTTACCGGAGGAAAAGTAGAAGGTGAGCAAGGAGCTGCGATCCACATCGTGTTACTTGATGCAAATAGTGGACAACTTGTCACAACAGGTCCAGAATCAGCTGCAAAACTGGATATTGTTGTGCTCGAAGGTGATTTCAACGATGAAGATGATGCTGACTGGACTGAAGAAGATTTCGACAGTCATGTAGTGAAAGAGCGTGAAGGAAAGAGGCCCCTTTTAACTGGAGATGTGCAAGTGACAATGAAAGAAGGTGTAGGAACTCTTGGAGAACTGACATTCACTGATAATTCAAGCTGGATTAGAAGCAGACAGTTCAGATTAGGTCTGAAGGTTGTCTCAGGTTATGGTGAAGGTGTTCGTATTCGTGAAGCAAAAACAGAAGCTTTCACTGTCAAAGATCATAGAGGGGAAT TGTACAAAAAACATTACCCTCCTGCATTACATGATGAAGTTTGGAGATTAGAAAAGATTGGAAAAGACGGGGCTTTTCACAAGAGACTGAATAAAGCCGGCATAGTTAGTGTTGAGGATTTCTTGCGATTTGTTGTCAGAGATCCACAACGGTTGCGAAAT ATACTTGGAAGTGGCATGTCAAACAAGATGTGGGATGCACTCGTGGAGCACGCAAAAACGTGTGTACTTAGTGGAAAGGTTTTTATCTACTATCCTGATGGTCCACAAGGGGTTGGTGTAATTTTCAACAGTATTTATGAGTTTAGTGGCTTATTTGCTGGTGGCCAATACTACTCAACTGATTCTCTTTCAGACACACAGAAG GTATACACAGACACCTTAATAAAGAAAGCATATGAGAATTGGATGCATGTTGTGGAGTACGATGGCAAATCTCTCTTAAGCTTAAAACAGAACACGATTGAAGATTCTTCGAGGATGGAAGCACCCGTTTCCCAACCAAACCCTAATTTCTACACCCATCAACTCTCGTTACCCAATTTACCCGTTGCTCCTCCTCCTGTGGAGCAGCCCTCTGTGGTTCCTGGTCTCAAGATGGAAG GTTTACATGATGCAATTGGTACAAGATATTCTGCACATTCACAAACAATGAACCATAATGGATCTGCGCATTTTGATGCCACCTCACTTTTGCCACCAAATCATTTTATTGGTGCTTCGGGTCTAAGCCAACCTAGAAACAACAGTGAATTATCTCTTGGATCTGCACAATCGTCCTTCTCAGGAATGCAGCCTGTTGGAACCACCACCAACTTTGCAGATTACCGGGGAAGTGAGAACTTGCTATCAGAAGATGACATCCGCATGAGAAGTAATCAGATGCTTGAACATGAAGACATGCAACATTTGCTTCGCATCTTTGGTATGGGCGGTGTTCAAAATCAAGGTCAAAATCCTGTCAGTGTGGGTGAAGAAGGGTACCCATACTCAGCAGGTTATGCACCATCACCAGCAATCAACTTCAATTTTGACGAGGATAGAAGTCGCTCTTCTGGGAAAGCTGTTGTGGGATGGCTCAAGCTTAAAGCGGCTCTTAGATGGGGGATCTTTATCAGGAAGAAGGCTGCTGAGAGACGAGCTCAACTCGTTGAGTTGGATGATTCATAG
- the LOC110793436 gene encoding calmodulin-binding protein 60 C isoform X3, translated as MERSNSMSGGREKRTLDSSSTADEDSQPDRKRPALASVIVEALKVDSLQRLCSSLEPILRRVVSEEVERALAKLGPARLVGNGSRSSPKRIEARDGRNLQLHFKTRLSLPLFTGGKVEGEQGAAIHIVLLDANSGQLVTTGPESAAKLDIVVLEGDFNDEDDADWTEEDFDSHVVKEREGKRPLLTGDVQVTMKEGVGTLGELTFTDNSSWIRSRQFRLGLKVVSGYGEGVRIREAKTEAFTVKDHRGELYKKHYPPALHDEVWRLEKIGKDGAFHKRLNKAGIVSVEDFLRFVVRDPQRLRNILGSGMSNKMWDALVEHAKTCVLSGKVFIYYPDGPQGVGVIFNSIYEFSGLFAGGQYYSTDSLSDTQKVYTDTLIKKAYENWMHVVEYDGKSLLSLKQNTIEDSSRMEAPVSQPNPNFYTHQLSLPNLPVAPPPVEQPSVVPGLKMEGLHDAIGTRYSAHSQTMNHNGSAHFDATSLLPPNHFIGASGLSQPRNNSELSLGSAQSSFSGMQPVGTTTNFADYRGSENLLSEDDIRMRSNQMLEHEDMQHLLRIFGMGGVQNQGQNPVSVGEEGYPYSAGYAPSPAINFNFDEDRSRSSGKAVVGWLKLKAALRWGIFIRKKAAERRAQLVELDDS; from the exons ATGGAAAGATCGAATAGTATGAGTGGTGGAAGAGAGAAGAGAACTCTGGATTCGAGCTCAACTGCTGATGAAGATAGTCAACCTGATCGCAAAAGACCTGCTTTAGCTAG TGTGATTGTCGAAGCCCTGAAGGTGGATAGTCTGCAGAGACTCTGCTCATCCTTGGAACCCATTCTTCGGAGAGTT GTTAGTGAGGAAGTAGAACGTGCTTTGGCAAAGTTGGGGCCTGCTAGGCTTGTTGGAAATGGAAG TAGGTCTTCTCCCAAGCGGATAGAAGCACGTGATGGAAGAAATTTGCAGCTTCATTTTAAAACTAGGCTTTCTTTACCCCTTTTTACCGGAGGAAAAGTAGAAGGTGAGCAAGGAGCTGCGATCCACATCGTGTTACTTGATGCAAATAGTGGACAACTTGTCACAACAGGTCCAGAATCAGCTGCAAAACTGGATATTGTTGTGCTCGAAGGTGATTTCAACGATGAAGATGATGCTGACTGGACTGAAGAAGATTTCGACAGTCATGTAGTGAAAGAGCGTGAAGGAAAGAGGCCCCTTTTAACTGGAGATGTGCAAGTGACAATGAAAGAAGGTGTAGGAACTCTTGGAGAACTGACATTCACTGATAATTCAAGCTGGATTAGAAGCAGACAGTTCAGATTAGGTCTGAAGGTTGTCTCAGGTTATGGTGAAGGTGTTCGTATTCGTGAAGCAAAAACAGAAGCTTTCACTGTCAAAGATCATAGAGGGGAAT TGTACAAAAAACATTACCCTCCTGCATTACATGATGAAGTTTGGAGATTAGAAAAGATTGGAAAAGACGGGGCTTTTCACAAGAGACTGAATAAAGCCGGCATAGTTAGTGTTGAGGATTTCTTGCGATTTGTTGTCAGAGATCCACAACGGTTGCGAAAT ATACTTGGAAGTGGCATGTCAAACAAGATGTGGGATGCACTCGTGGAGCACGCAAAAACGTGTGTACTTAGTGGAAAGGTTTTTATCTACTATCCTGATGGTCCACAAGGGGTTGGTGTAATTTTCAACAGTATTTATGAGTTTAGTGGCTTATTTGCTGGTGGCCAATACTACTCAACTGATTCTCTTTCAGACACACAGAAG GTATACACAGACACCTTAATAAAGAAAGCATATGAGAATTGGATGCATGTTGTGGAGTACGATGGCAAATCTCTCTTAAGCTTAAAACAGAACACGATTGAAGATTCTTCGAGGATGGAAGCACCCGTTTCCCAACCAAACCCTAATTTCTACACCCATCAACTCTCGTTACCCAATTTACCCGTTGCTCCTCCTCCTGTGGAGCAGCCCTCTGTGGTTCCTGGTCTCAAGATGGAAG GTTTACATGATGCAATTGGTACAAGATATTCTGCACATTCACAAACAATGAACCATAATGGATCTGCGCATTTTGATGCCACCTCACTTTTGCCACCAAATCATTTTATTGGTGCTTCGGGTCTAAGCCAACCTAGAAACAACAGTGAATTATCTCTTGGATCTGCACAATCGTCCTTCTCAGGAATGCAGCCTGTTGGAACCACCACCAACTTTGCAGATTACCGGGGAAGTGAGAACTTGCTATCAGAAGATGACATCCGCATGAGAAGTAATCAGATGCTTGAACATGAAGACATGCAACATTTGCTTCGCATCTTTGGTATGGGCGGTGTTCAAAATCAAGGTCAAAATCCTGTCAGTGTGGGTGAAGAAGGGTACCCATACTCAGCAGGTTATGCACCATCACCAGCAATCAACTTCAATTTTGACGAGGATAGAAGTCGCTCTTCTGGGAAAGCTGTTGTGGGATGGCTCAAGCTTAAAGCGGCTCTTAGATGGGGGATCTTTATCAGGAAGAAGGCTGCTGAGAGACGAGCTCAACTCGTTGAGTTGGATGATTCATAG
- the LOC110793436 gene encoding calmodulin-binding protein 60 B isoform X4, which translates to MERSNSMSGGREKRTLDSSSTADEDSQPDRKRPALASVIVEALKVDSLQRLCSSLEPILRRVVSEEVERALAKLGPARLVGNGRSSPKRIEARDGRNLQLHFKTRLSLPLFTGGKVEGEQGAAIHIVLLDANSGQLVTTGPESAAKLDIVVLEGDFNDEDDADWTEEDFDSHVVKEREGKRPLLTGDVQVTMKEGVGTLGELTFTDNSSWIRSRQFRLGLKVVSGYGEGVRIREAKTEAFTVKDHRGELYKKHYPPALHDEVWRLEKIGKDGAFHKRLNKAGIVSVEDFLRFVVRDPQRLRNILGSGMSNKMWDALVEHAKTCVLSGKVFIYYPDGPQGVGVIFNSIYEFSGLFAGGQYYSTDSLSDTQKVYTDTLIKKAYENWMHVVEYDGKSLLSLKQNTIEDSSRMEAPVSQPNPNFYTHQLSLPNLPVAPPPVEQPSVVPGLKMEGLHDAIGTRYSAHSQTMNHNGSAHFDATSLLPPNHFIGASGLSQPRNNSELSLGSAQSSFSGMQPVGTTTNFADYRGSENLLSEDDIRMRSNQMLEHEDMQHLLRIFGMGGVQNQGQNPVSVGEEGYPYSAGYAPSPAINFNFDEDRSRSSGKAVVGWLKLKAALRWGIFIRKKAAERRAQLVELDDS; encoded by the exons ATGGAAAGATCGAATAGTATGAGTGGTGGAAGAGAGAAGAGAACTCTGGATTCGAGCTCAACTGCTGATGAAGATAGTCAACCTGATCGCAAAAGACCTGCTTTAGCTAG TGTGATTGTCGAAGCCCTGAAGGTGGATAGTCTGCAGAGACTCTGCTCATCCTTGGAACCCATTCTTCGGAGAGTT GTTAGTGAGGAAGTAGAACGTGCTTTGGCAAAGTTGGGGCCTGCTAGGCTTGTTGGAAATGGAAG GTCTTCTCCCAAGCGGATAGAAGCACGTGATGGAAGAAATTTGCAGCTTCATTTTAAAACTAGGCTTTCTTTACCCCTTTTTACCGGAGGAAAAGTAGAAGGTGAGCAAGGAGCTGCGATCCACATCGTGTTACTTGATGCAAATAGTGGACAACTTGTCACAACAGGTCCAGAATCAGCTGCAAAACTGGATATTGTTGTGCTCGAAGGTGATTTCAACGATGAAGATGATGCTGACTGGACTGAAGAAGATTTCGACAGTCATGTAGTGAAAGAGCGTGAAGGAAAGAGGCCCCTTTTAACTGGAGATGTGCAAGTGACAATGAAAGAAGGTGTAGGAACTCTTGGAGAACTGACATTCACTGATAATTCAAGCTGGATTAGAAGCAGACAGTTCAGATTAGGTCTGAAGGTTGTCTCAGGTTATGGTGAAGGTGTTCGTATTCGTGAAGCAAAAACAGAAGCTTTCACTGTCAAAGATCATAGAGGGGAAT TGTACAAAAAACATTACCCTCCTGCATTACATGATGAAGTTTGGAGATTAGAAAAGATTGGAAAAGACGGGGCTTTTCACAAGAGACTGAATAAAGCCGGCATAGTTAGTGTTGAGGATTTCTTGCGATTTGTTGTCAGAGATCCACAACGGTTGCGAAAT ATACTTGGAAGTGGCATGTCAAACAAGATGTGGGATGCACTCGTGGAGCACGCAAAAACGTGTGTACTTAGTGGAAAGGTTTTTATCTACTATCCTGATGGTCCACAAGGGGTTGGTGTAATTTTCAACAGTATTTATGAGTTTAGTGGCTTATTTGCTGGTGGCCAATACTACTCAACTGATTCTCTTTCAGACACACAGAAG GTATACACAGACACCTTAATAAAGAAAGCATATGAGAATTGGATGCATGTTGTGGAGTACGATGGCAAATCTCTCTTAAGCTTAAAACAGAACACGATTGAAGATTCTTCGAGGATGGAAGCACCCGTTTCCCAACCAAACCCTAATTTCTACACCCATCAACTCTCGTTACCCAATTTACCCGTTGCTCCTCCTCCTGTGGAGCAGCCCTCTGTGGTTCCTGGTCTCAAGATGGAAG GTTTACATGATGCAATTGGTACAAGATATTCTGCACATTCACAAACAATGAACCATAATGGATCTGCGCATTTTGATGCCACCTCACTTTTGCCACCAAATCATTTTATTGGTGCTTCGGGTCTAAGCCAACCTAGAAACAACAGTGAATTATCTCTTGGATCTGCACAATCGTCCTTCTCAGGAATGCAGCCTGTTGGAACCACCACCAACTTTGCAGATTACCGGGGAAGTGAGAACTTGCTATCAGAAGATGACATCCGCATGAGAAGTAATCAGATGCTTGAACATGAAGACATGCAACATTTGCTTCGCATCTTTGGTATGGGCGGTGTTCAAAATCAAGGTCAAAATCCTGTCAGTGTGGGTGAAGAAGGGTACCCATACTCAGCAGGTTATGCACCATCACCAGCAATCAACTTCAATTTTGACGAGGATAGAAGTCGCTCTTCTGGGAAAGCTGTTGTGGGATGGCTCAAGCTTAAAGCGGCTCTTAGATGGGGGATCTTTATCAGGAAGAAGGCTGCTGAGAGACGAGCTCAACTCGTTGAGTTGGATGATTCATAG